TATGGCCTTCTCGGTCATCTTCTACTTTTTGCTCCCTATCGGCGCTGGATATTTCAGCGATATCTTCAAAATCAAGGTGTGGGGCGTCATGAACTTTGGGCTATTGTTCGCCATGACCCAATTCGTGGTTGCCTGGGTGATCGCGTTTGCCTACTCGCGTAAAGCCGCCCAATTCGACGCCATGGCCGAAGAAATCATCCGGGACCAACAAAGGATGGGAGGAAAACCATGAACATCGCAAAAGTATTTTCCGTTGGCTTGACTGGTCTGGTGTTCGGGCTGGCCGGCAGTTACGCGTTCGCGCAAGCCACGGGAGCCGTCGAGTCGAAGTATCGCTGGCTGACCTTCGCGGTGTTCGGCGCGATTATTGCGCTGACCATGTATATCACCTACCGCGCCGCCAAGCGCACCAAAACGGCGGCGGATTTCTACACCGCCGGCGGCGGCATGACCGGCATTCAGAACGGCTGGGCGATTGCGGGGGATTATCTGTCAGCCGCGTCGTTCCTTGGCATCGCCGGACTCATTTCGCTGAACGGCTACGACGGCTTTATGTACTCGGTAGGCTGGCTGGTCGCCTACATCACCGTGCTGCTGGTGATTGCGGAACCGTGCCGTAACATCGGCAAATACACGATGGGCGACATCCTTGCGTTCCGCAACAATCCTAAGACCGTCAGGACAGTCATGGCGCTTTCGACCATTACCGTCTCGACCTTTTATCTGACCGCGCAGATGGTCGGCGGCGGCGTGCTGGTGAAGACGCTGATCGGAATCGACTATGAAATCTCGGTAATTGTGGTCGGCATTCTGATGCTCGCCTATGTGGTATTTGGCGGCATGGTGGCGACCAGCTATGTGCAGATCATCAAGGCCATTCTGCTGGTTATCGCTTCGCTGGTGATGGTGACGCTGATCTGGAGCCAGTACGGCTTCAGCTTTCCGGGTTTTCTTCAGGCGGCGGTCAACGATCCGGGCATTCAAGGTCGCGTGGCGACTTTGCTCGGTGACGCCTCGAAAAACATGACGCCGGAGCAATTGGGTCAGCGTTTCCTCGAGCCCGGTCTGCTGTTCAAGGATCCGATCGATCAGATCTCGCTGGGGATGGCGCTGGTGCTCGGCACCGCCGGGTTGCCGCACATTTTGATGCGTTTCTTTACCGTACCGACGGCTCAGGCAGCGCGTAAATCCGTTATCTGGGCGATGGCGATCATCGGCGGCTTTTACGTGTTGACGCTGTTTCTCGGTTTGGGCGCAGCGATGAAAGTCGGTCCGTCCAATATCATCGCGGTCGATAAAGGCGGCAATATGGCAGCCCCGCTACTCGCGCAATTTTTAGGCGGGGGCGCCGACTCCCTGCTCGGC
This DNA window, taken from Burkholderiales bacterium, encodes the following:
- a CDS encoding cation acetate symporter; translation: MNIAKVFSVGLTGLVFGLAGSYAFAQATGAVESKYRWLTFAVFGAIIALTMYITYRAAKRTKTAADFYTAGGGMTGIQNGWAIAGDYLSAASFLGIAGLISLNGYDGFMYSVGWLVAYITVLLVIAEPCRNIGKYTMGDILAFRNNPKTVRTVMALSTITVSTFYLTAQMVGGGVLVKTLIGIDYEISVIVVGILMLAYVVFGGMVATSYVQIIKAILLVIASLVMVTLIWSQYGFSFPGFLQAAVNDPGIQGRVATLLGDASKNMTPEQLGQRFLEPGLLFKDPIDQISLGMALVLGTAGLPHILMRFFTVPTAQAARKSVIWAMAIIGGFYVLTLFLGLGAAMKVGPSNIIAVDKGGNMAAPLLAQFLGGGADSLLGNLMLAFVAAVAFATIVAVVAGLVLAAASAMSHDIWVGVIKGENATSEEEVKAARICSVIVGVIAITIGILAKGQNVAHLVALAFAVAASANLPVILLTLYWKRCNTGGVVAGLVLGTLTAIALVLVSPNMTYPKAAKAAAQKVIDAAPARMAKLQADLAAATDPNRKAIVQKALAGVDKDVTVAQDTMKRLANDNTSIVGLEEPLFKLKNPGIISIPVGFLAVFLGSLFYRDKRAEDMWDELYVRSNTGMGRAGAAAH
- a CDS encoding DUF485 domain-containing protein; the protein is MSTAGTNWSRIDADPRFRKLHAKKSSFLWGLMAFSVIFYFLLPIGAGYFSDIFKIKVWGVMNFGLLFAMTQFVVAWVIAFAYSRKAAQFDAMAEEIIRDQQRMGGKP